A segment of the Fibrobacter succinogenes subsp. succinogenes S85 genome:
CTTCGTCTCTTCCAAGAACAGATCGAAATCGCTTTTCAAATTAGCCAATTCCTTTTGGCGGAAAAGCTTGTATTCATGTTCCGCTTTCTCCATAGCTTCGTCGTGGCTTATTTTGCCTTTGCCTTCCAAAATTTTCCGCTGGCTCATGATGATTTGATTGTCGAGAGCTTTAACCCAGTCCTGCATTTTCATGGGCTTTTCATCCAAGGCTTGCAATTCGGCGAAATCAAGGAATTGCGATACCATCAGATTCAAACGCTGGAGTTCTTTTTCCGAAAGGTAGTTTTTTGCGATTTTTACATCGTCTTCTGTGATGTAGTCGCCCCTGAAATTTGTCATGCCAACGAATGGTTTCTCGCTGTCAACTCGCTCGTAGATAAGCTCTGCTGCGGTATGTTCGTGAACTGCGTAATGCAGTTTGTTTTGAACGGTAGCAAAGAAATCCTTCGTAATTTTTTTGCGGGGATCGTAGTCGATGGACGTTGCGTAGATGTCCGTGACTTGCTGATAGAAATTGCGTTCTGATGAACGGATGTCGCGGATTCTCTGCAAAAGTTCCTTGAAATAGCGGTTCCTGCCATTTTTGAGCCTTTCGTCGTCAAGGGAGAACCCCTTCTGGATGAATTCATGCAACCTTGCTGTGGCCCACCGTCTGAACCTTGTGGCAACAGGGGATTGGACACGATAGCCGATGGCGATGATGACATCGAGGTTGTAATGAGCGATCTTTCGATGAACCTGTCGTTTCCCCTCTTGTTGAACTAACAAGAAATCCTTGTGAGTTGCCTCCTTGGGCAGTTCCTCGTCCTTGTATATGTTGTCGATGTGCAGGCTTATATTTTGCTGAGAGGTTTCATACAGCTCGGCTAGCTGAACCTGTGTCACCCATACATCTTCGTCGGCAAAACGCACGGAAATATCTGTATTGCCGTCTTTGTCGTGGTAAAGCAGAAAAGTGTTTTCTAATTCGTTCTTCATACTGCACAAATATATACTGTAATGTTTGGCTCTGTCAAGTCGATCCGTGTAATTTTTATAAAACTGCGTAAATGCTAGGTCACAAAATCAATTAAGTCCAAATACATCATACGAGTTTTAAGAGATTGACATTCATCAATGTGGAAAGCTTCTTTTCCCCAAAAGTTGCTTGGAATAGAGATAGGCGTCATTTTTGAAAAAATCGTCTAAATCGCTATCGCCACATTGAAACGAAGAAAGGTCTGTTTTACTATCGATGGGGTAGATTGTGCAATCAGATGCTAAAAGGATTCTTTCCATTATGAGCCTCTTGATAAGAATGGGTACGAGCGACCATTTCGTCGATTTGGGCGAAATTCAAGAGCCATAACTCCTCCACAATTTAGATTTATTTAGAGTTATAGTCAACATCGGTTAATTCTCCTTTCCCCGCGGACACGCAAAAACAGCGAGGCTTTAAAAACTATAAAATGCTCATATGAGCACTAGAAAATATAAATCCGTAAATAGCGATTGTCAAGAGCCGCGAAAAAAAATTCCCTATACTCAAATTACGACATTATTTGTCGCAGTAAAATAGTAATTTTGAAGAATAACAATTTTACGAGAAAAACATAAAAGAGGCTTTATGAGAGGACGTTACATCTATCAATTGGCGGCGACAATCCTGCCGAACGGCTTAGGGCGCGAAACGGTCGTGCACGACTTGGGTATTTTCACATCGCTTCGCACCGCCGAAAAAATTATGCGCGAGTATGTCACGGAGGGCAACTTCTATTGCCCCGTCTACAGTTTTTCCATCATGTTCCTACCGGTGAACGATGATTTGGAATATCAGTCTGAACGCCAAATCAATATCTATTCGCCTGCGGGTGAATTGCAAATTTCGGAATTCAACATGATTTCTTGCAATGGCGCTTGGAGTAACCGAATGAATATTGACATCAGAGCCATCATTGATATTGGACCGTTTAAAAAGCCGTATTTTGTTCTGTACAATCATTGGCGTCGTGGGCTTGCGACCAAGTGCGCCCGCATTTCTTTTTTGGAGCCTAAATACGAACTGGGCGCGTCGTACAACAAATCGGTTTGGTTCCTGGATGAAAATGAGAAAAAGATGCTCGTCAGGTTTTTGAAAGCGGGGAAACATTCTCCGCATGAAGCTGAACCCTCAAATAATTGGCGACTTGCCATCGGAGCCTTCAACAACGAAGTCCGAAACGATGACGATAGTCGCATTTTGCCTTATGACCTCCCGATTCCTGACTACACAAAACTGGAGCCGTGATGACTAGAATTTTATCACGACCCCCACGGTGGGACATCCTCGAAAAATTCTATCGTGTTTTTGATAAAGGCCGCAAACGCGGTTGCGTTGAACAGTGGCAAAAAGAAATGCCCAAAAACCTTTTGGAACAGGAACTATTCGATACCAAAATACACATCGAATTCTTGACCGACCGTCGAGAAAAACTGAACAAGGAATTTCGCTGGACATTCGCAAACATGAAAAAGCTAATCACGATGGACCAGCGCATCCGTGAACTCAACAACGAAATCAGCCGCACCTTCAATGCCACGAAAAAGGACATCGCCGGGCTCGTCGCGCAAAAACACGAGTGGTATAAAGAATACGAACTCGAAGCTGAAATTTGTCCCGCAAACGATTGGAGCATCGCCGGTGAACACGAATACATCAGCGATTTACTTTTCTGGTATGTCAATTGGGATGCCATCAACATTCTTGCAAATACAAACGAAGATCATCACGAACGCCACAAGGCTTACAATGTTCCTGCCTGGAAGCAGATGATGCTTATAGACAAGTTTGTCGAAGACGGAGTTACTTGGGAACTCGATGCATTGCTTTACGACACTGATGCTAGCCTATACAGTTTCAAGGATGTCGTCCGATTCCGCCCAGAGCAATTTGAAGTGCGGTATAAGTTGAGCTTTTAACATTAAAAAGGAGGCTGCTTCGTTATGAAAAAGGCGAGAAGATTGCTTGATGAATTCTTGGAGAATAACAAGAATTTATTTAAACAGCATGATTTGGAAATTGATGCTGATGAAATACACGATGGTCAGCCTCAAAATGCTTATGCATTTGTTGATGTCTTTGAAAAGTGCGATGAAAATAAAAATGGGTGGAATGTACATCCTTTCCCAGGACCGATTTGTTTAAGGATTGGATGTTGTGCGGCTGCAAATAATGGCTGTGGTTGCTTTTGCCTTTCGTTCTTTATCCCGATGGCGCTTGTTGGGCGGATTCCCGAGAAAATGGTTGATTTGATAATCCCGCACAATCCAGATAAATGGACTGAGAAAAAATGGAATGGGACAGATTCTATTTTGATTAAACCTGAGCATTTTCGGCAATTGACTCTTGAAACGATTGGAGTTCGTTTTGATGGATTGAACTATGATGAAAGCCAAGAAATTGAATCAGATGATGTTCAAAAAATGATTGTTGAGAAAACTGCGCAATTGGAAAATGGAACATCGTGGTTTTATTCCTATTTCTTTGACAAGAATGATGCAGAGAGTGTTTTCGAAGAGCTTTTTGATGACATTATGCCGATATTAGAAAGTAAAAATTCAGATTGGTATGAATGCGTTGCTGAAATCCAGGCTCGTCGAGGTCAAGGACTTTTTCGGCGTCAGATGATGAAATATTGGGAAAATAAATGTGCGTTTACGGGATGCGATAATCCTGAATTGTTGGTAGCTTGTCACGCAAAGCCTTGTGCTGCGTGTGAGAATGTCGAGCAACGAATGAGTCCATATAACGGATTTTTGTTAAGGACTGATATTGCTTATTTGTTTAATAAAGGGCTCATTACTTTTCTTGATTGCGGTCTTATAGTTATTTCTAAAAAGCTAAGCGACGAGGACCAGAAAGCTTTTGGACTTTATGGCGATATGTCTATTCGGAAACTTGATGAAAAAAATCGTGAGTTTTTGCATTACCACCAAAAATATGTTTGGCAAGATCGCGATAGGGGCGAGCTGATTTTGAAGATGAATGGGTATCTGTGATTCTATGTTGGAATAAGAATTACTGAATTTTGAAGGAAAATGAGTATAGATTTAAAGGAGGTGTATAATCTAAAGAAGGGGAAAATATGTTTTATAGCAATAAATTACATAACAAGTCTAATATACAAAAATTGACTTTAGATGAACTTGTTAATCGATTGTCTTGTAAATCGGATGTCTTTGTCGTATCCTGTTTTTATGGTTTGGACACTATCCAAAATTTTTTTGATAAAATGTATGATTGTGGAAGACAAGGTCGCTCAACAACCGTAATTGTTAGTTCGCAGGGTAGTTCCACAGATCGATTAATTTCAATTTTAAAAGATTTAACACGCGTTAAATTACATCAAACGCAGAAATTATATGTTTATGAAAATTCTTCTTTACTCCACACAAAATTATACCTATCAATGGATTCTAATGTTTCAAAAAACACATGTTGTTTAGTTGGTAGCCTGAATCTAAGTGATAATGCTTTTTCTTCAAATGAGGAAATTTTAGTTGATATTGCAGAAACCAAAGACAAAAAAGCAGCAAGTGATTACATAGATTCCATTCTTTATGAAAATGACAAAAGTTTGATAGATGTAAAAGAGTTGCAGAACGAAATGAAAGGCATAAAGGATATAGATGCTTTTTTAAAAGCTAAATATGCGAA
Coding sequences within it:
- a CDS encoding virulence RhuM family protein is translated as MKNELENTFLLYHDKDGNTDISVRFADEDVWVTQVQLAELYETSQQNISLHIDNIYKDEELPKEATHKDFLLVQQEGKRQVHRKIAHYNLDVIIAIGYRVQSPVATRFRRWATARLHEFIQKGFSLDDERLKNGRNRYFKELLQRIRDIRSSERNFYQQVTDIYATSIDYDPRKKITKDFFATVQNKLHYAVHEHTAAELIYERVDSEKPFVGMTNFRGDYITEDDVKIAKNYLSEKELQRLNLMVSQFLDFAELQALDEKPMKMQDWVKALDNQIIMSQRKILEGKGKISHDEAMEKAEHEYKLFRQKELANLKSDFDLFLEETKKLSNKI
- a CDS encoding HNH endonuclease; its protein translation is MKKARRLLDEFLENNKNLFKQHDLEIDADEIHDGQPQNAYAFVDVFEKCDENKNGWNVHPFPGPICLRIGCCAAANNGCGCFCLSFFIPMALVGRIPEKMVDLIIPHNPDKWTEKKWNGTDSILIKPEHFRQLTLETIGVRFDGLNYDESQEIESDDVQKMIVEKTAQLENGTSWFYSYFFDKNDAESVFEELFDDIMPILESKNSDWYECVAEIQARRGQGLFRRQMMKYWENKCAFTGCDNPELLVACHAKPCAACENVEQRMSPYNGFLLRTDIAYLFNKGLITFLDCGLIVISKKLSDEDQKAFGLYGDMSIRKLDEKNREFLHYHQKYVWQDRDRGELILKMNGYL